In Diorhabda sublineata isolate icDioSubl1.1 chromosome 2, icDioSubl1.1, whole genome shotgun sequence, the sequence CAATCACATAAGTAGAAACTAGTGCATTAACATACTTTACGCACCTGAGAGTGTGTCTAAAGAACGTACTTTACGGACGGTAATAGAAAAAGAACTTTGGATTTGCCTGTTTGAATTATGACTATATTTATCTTGTTTATGTATGGCCAAAATTGTCTAAGGTagttatatacaaataattgtGTTTTCCAGActttcttttcaataatttggagAATATGTTTGTTACGTTTTGAACCACTATTTAGGTTTATTGGATTTTGtaatttaaatgatattaaCCGAAACAGAAAAGGAGCTTGGTTACTTTCATAAGGTAAAAGTTACTGGAACCTATTCATTTGTAATAAATCTTTTTTCTCGCAGAATGGTAGATACTATAGATACTACAGGTATAACAATGTCGTGATGAGTGATAGTTTTGTTATTAGGTATTAGATCTTCTGTGCGTAacatataatatttcaattattggaaataatttcattcgCCCTATCCATTAATTTACTATTAGGTACTTCATTGTGATCTTAAAAGTTTTGGATGGGTAATAGGACGATATTTGCACCCTTGTTTATAAACTTTCTATTTGACCAATAAGTCTATTTTTTAGTTAGTAGtagcattgtataaagaattctttatacaatggtagtagtaacaaacaaaaattttaaaatttggttctGATCATAAACTATAACTGTCACAACTTGCAATATGTCACGAGTTTCTTtcttaacataacctcaaatcaaCGCTGATCCGTTTCTACATTTTGTACAATGGTTAATATTACCGAAACTCAAATCAAAAGTATTGGTAATGTATTGAACGATTCTACTAGACCATTAAAAGAAAGATTTCGAGCATTGTTCACTTTGAGGAATATTGGTGGTGAGGAATGTATCAAGTGTATAGAGTCATGTTTTTCAGACAGTTCCGTGTTATTAAAACACGAATTAGCTTATTGTTTGGGGCAAATGCAAGATGAGAGGGCGAATCCAGTATTAAGGCGAATATTGGAAGATTCAACACAAGAACCTATGGTTCGACATGAAGCAGGTGAGTTTTTAACAACCCATTATAGTGCAAATTTATGTATACATTTCTGTATAAATAGGTGAAGCCCTAGGAGCTATTGGCAGTCCTGAAAATATGGAAGTTTtagagaaatataaaaatgatccaGTTGTAGAAGTTGCAGAAACTTGTAACTTAGCTCTAGACAGAATTAAGTGGCTACAATCTCAAAAACAACCAACACTTTCCGAAAACCCCTACAACTCTGTCGATCCCGCACCTTCTAGTACAGATTctaatgttgaatatttaagGAAAGTTTTATTAGATGGAAGCGCTCCTCTGTTTGAACGATATAGAGCTATGTTTTCTTTAAGAAACTTGCAATCAAAAGAAGCTATAGATGCACTAGGAGAGGCTTTGAAACATGGAAGTGCATTATTTAAACATGAAATTGCATTTGTTTTGGGGCAGCTACAAGATGAACGAGCTATAACTTATCTCAAACAATCACTGCAAGatgataatgaaaatgaaatggtAAGACACGAATGTGCTGAGGCATTGGGAGCTATTGCAACACAAGAATGTACagaaatattaacgaaatatttGAGAGATCCGAAGAGGGTAGTTAAAGAAAGCTGTGAAGTAGCATTGGATATGTGTGAATATGAGAACAGCCCAGAGTTTCAGTATGCTAATTCTTTAAATAAAGCAGATTGAGATTCtgtcaataaattaaaataaatacatatacttcattttatttaatatctatTTAGACCAATAATTTAACATTTGTTATCAGGTTCAATAGGATATGGTAAATAAATTAAGCAGCTACTTTACTTTTTGTGTCTTGTATTTCAATGAGTGGCTATTATCTCATGATAGTCTATTAAGTAGCTTTCtacgttaaaattttcatgttatatccatataaataaaatgaaaccttgggaaaatatcatttaattttgaaattaactttAGAAATACAAAGTAAATGATCATAAAATGAACAACTCCCAATTATGCAATCACCAACATTGTCAAATTTATTACATTCATCTTTATCAAGATATGACCAATCGGCACCATATGAGAtgtttttatgttcaaaataacTTGCTATTAAGTCCATTCGATTATTTGtgtcaatatttaatatatgcACTCCTCCTAACATACATGCTGCTAAtagtttattttgttcaaaaggATCCCATTTTAACCTCCAAAGAGTACCAGGCATTTTTATAGTATCTATTTCCGATTTCATTTTTCTCACATCCCAAAGACGTACATGTTCATCATaactaaaaatgtaaatatcaaGACTAATAAGGTATAACttttcacaatttaaaaatatgtatattacattattttttttaacttaattttaatttttcaaaacataaaaaataatcaattgaagtgctttataataaaatgcaatatttaatattattaaatgcgACCAATAATAAGTATTATTTAGTAGTTaatctaaaattttcaaaaaagtattattttaattctaatatttaatCAGTTTTGCTAATAATCATATTTAGATTCTACATAATAGCATGGCTTTTTGCCCTCTTTCTCTCTCTTGATACCCTTTTGTTGACACCTCGTAATTACTTGTAAAAGGATAGGTAAGGAGGGTCCATAACCTTTAATAAGTCAATGGACCTGTGAAGTTAATTGAAATGGTTAGGAGTTTTCATAAGAATGGGATATCACATGTTAAtcaatacaagaaaaaataataattatagatgAAAGGtgaaaaaaagtgataaatttaCTGACCTTCCTGATGCTACAAGATATTCTTTAAAAGAATTGGAGTGAAATGAAGTAACGCCAGCTCCATGATTTTTATTCTTTGATATTGGCTGTGATCCAActcttttatcaaatttcagAAATAAGCAATCATCACcacctaaataaaattatattattttgtgctccaattaatgaaaatgatcattcaaaaaattaaatgtaatattaTCCGCTTTACCACTAAAAATGATATTAGTGTCCCAATAGTAAAATCCGGTAATCCAAGCTTCAAAATCATGTCCATGCCAGCTAtcttttaaaactaaaatattattatccaaTTCAAGTAAATGAATATTTCCTTTAGAATCACTACAagcaatttcaatttcattacaGTTTGAGACACTTTTTGACCAATCTAGTGATAGAACAAGTGTTTCTGATGTATCTGAATCTACTTTATAAGTTGTTATTAATTCTAACTCGAGAGTGTAACCATTAAGTTTATACAGTGATACTGATTTTTCAGCATCTACAACTCCAAGGATTGAATCATTATCTATTTTCTTATGACACCATTTTTGATCCAAAATAGCTGGAGTATCTATTCTTTGTAATAACTTTAATCCATTTCTATGATGGATTGAAAAAAGGAGAAGTCTTCCCAAACGTTTAGTGGTACACGTATCTGcaaaaatagtataattatttggtttttgtggcgtgaatataattttaattctaggAAAACCAACCTGTTTACCTGTTGTACTTTCTATTAACTGATAGTTTGcacatacaaatatattttgattgggTTTATGAGGGCACCATTCCACAGAATCTGCACTGTATTCAGTGTCAAACGAATATATTGTTTCTATATTAAGCGATTCCATTTAGGCATATATATctcaattaaattgattaattacgATCGAACATTAACAATAAATAGTTGAAATGTATTATCTGTATTTTTATGTGCAGATTTAATCATCTTCTATACACTTAAACCCAAAAGTAACCATTCATTAAAAGTATTAGGTAAATGTGTTTTGAAATCGTGACGTCATTTGACGTGAAGTACGAGTAGCTCAAATGGCTAcaccgaaaaaaatattttgttgtttaaaaaaattttgtgaaattatataTTGTGCAGGGTTATTAGATATAACATATCACTTCTTCCATATATTTTCGTTGATTTGcataaatatatattgacaGGTTACTTTTTTGGCTCTATATAAAAACAGCTTATTACTATGGACATTTGTTGTAAAACGCGTGTTTATTGGTAAATCGCTGATTCAATAACTATTATTCAAAGGAATAAAGGTCTATAAATACAGAAAAACTATAAAGCTGTAAATTATGTAAagctaaataaatattattaaaactcATTCATTGATACTATAAACATAACATAATTTTACAAGTCAAGTTTAAGCCTTAAACATCAGTTTActctaaaaatatttcacgCTTTATAGATGGCGTTTACCGACAAACTACGGCTTAAACATTACTGATGGTCTGAGGCTTAAACTTCTGTTTAGCATAAAAAGGAGGATCAAAATCCGACTTTgtcaaattatttactttttttcaatattatagagGGTTTTGGTAAAATGATTTAAGATTTACACtttatatttgaagattttgacaatgatgatgaagaaattataaatattgtcgACGCACCGagaaagcaaaaaattattcatcctagagcaaatatttaaatggtcccacttattttttaaatttcttgtgCTTCTATCGAAAacatttccttatattttttcGCCAAGTTAACCAAAAGTACTACATCATAGTCAGGTAAAATACAATTGTATATTGTTCATTGcccatttttgtttatacaactttttccaataattcaactttaaaacaaatatcgGAAAAATATTGGTTATATATCCGGGTTGTTTTATAGTGACAACTGGCAGAAAAATGTCTGTTTAACTGCGACTAGTAAGATAGAACAATCTTGTTTATTCTTATTTAAGCTAGAGTTTAAGCTCTAGTTTAATCTCCAGTTTTACCTTAGGTGGTAAAATTGACTCTTATaggttaaataataaatttaaaatctcCAACGAAAACGGAACGCGGCGGACTCTCACAATCTCATAACGTTAGTCAACTGATAAGTGATCTACCTGATCCCGGATCATAATTTCTAAAAAGCcctataaatgaattttttatgtttatcaaGTGTGTTGATAATCTGTTGAAACTGCCATATCTACtcacaaagaaaataaaaaaagagttaTAGACTTTTCTCTTTGACTTGTTTGAAAttaaagaattttgaaaaatattttatattgaattcgtgtatgacatttttatttaatatcaagCACTTTCTTTGATGATTTAGACAACTAGATTGACAGAAGAGAAGAAATTATGGAGAATATTTTTACGTATTGAGGTTGTGTTTCcataaacaatttatatttatttctaaattgacTAAATTTTCTAAACGGTAATTCAAGATAGtgatttataatcaaatttgaattgtttattctttttttttctaggataacttttttatattgcCAAATAATTCCataatagtaatttttcaattttatttgtcGACTTTAAATTATGGAAGCTGTAGACATCCAAGCTGTTGAATCAAAACTTAGTGATGTAACTGTTACACCAATTCCACTAATTCCCAAACCATCAACAAGTAGTCAATCACAGCAACAAACTTCCAAACAAGAACCTGGCCAATCAAAATATGCTCAACTTTTGAGTGTAATAGAAGAAATGGGACGAGAAGTCAGACCTACTTATGCAGGCAGCAGGAGTTCTGCAGAAAGACTGAAAAGAAACATTGTTTCTGCTAGAATTTTAGTGAGAGAATGTCttatagaaacagaaaaaagtgctagacaataatattttcatttcaacaaatataaataccGTCCAAAGAATGTAAGAAAAATCTACCATTGATACTGTATATACTCTACAAGAATTCTGCTCTCATTAGAGTCATCCTTATTGAAAGGACCCAGATTTATTACTTTTTCACATTAGCAGAGTGTagatgtaattttatatttttaatcaaaggATAAATGTGACATTTTAATTAACTATATTTAGTGAAATATGCAAATGATTTAACTCCTATTTATGAATGGTCCATGTAGGAATATTTTGTGTAATTCCTTGGTAGATTTTTTTAGTTCACTTTTACCCGACAATTGCTGCAAACAATGTGATATTTCCAAATATGCAAATGCAAATCAGGTATATAAATAGTACAAATAAATCACTTTAGATAACAGACCTGTATATTTTATGAAGttatataaatgtttatatttgtaccattatttttatatgcaACTCATTTAGCTTAGAATGCATCTCTGCGTTTCTACAacattctctctctctctctctctctctctctctatatatatatatatatatatatatattaatgtattcaattagaaaaatctatataatttttacaaataaaaacaatacctatataaattttacaaaacaaaattaaaattctatattttaaataaaaggtTTGTCTTCTAACACATGctattcaaatatatgtaaGAGGGTGTAACTGTATCcctgtttcaaaatttgttcaacCTAACTGCAGAGAAGCTCAAATGGAGATCTAAATCTTTCCACAAAGAAACAAAAGCAATGGtgttgaataatataaaaatgtttattgcttATTACAATAAATGATCCTAGAACCTATTTagcaaaacatttaaatttatttataaaatcatcTATATCAGAAGACTGTTTCAGTTGTTCGATAGATAATAGACAAATCTGAAAACTTAGCATGTTGTTTGTACTTTCGAAAAACTAGACACAatctattgaattttattattaatacttcCGAGAGTTTAATCATGTTTTTTCTATGTTTGGTTTGTTGTAAAATGAAGAGGtttatgattaatattaattgaaaattctccaTTCACCGAACTCCCAATTCATAAgacaatatttttgtaatgCACATGTTTTATAAGCTTTCTTTGCTTCCCCATCAAGTGATGTTGGTaatattttacgaatttttttcttacaTGACTTCGGGGCCTTAAATCTTTGTTACGGTAGTGGCTACCCTCTTGAAAGAGCAGAGGTACCCACAGTTTCATAATTGCTTTTCAAGTGGCAATGTTATCATTGCTATATAGAATGTTTTTTCGTAGTTGATATCAATATATTGTAATGTGGTTTAATTCCACAATGTTATTAGATATACTTTTGGTTAAGATAAGATTCAGTGAACAAGATATCTTATTTCACCTAGCTAAAATGTTGACACTTGTAGCTTATTagatattttctcaatttaggTTTTCAAGCATAGTCTCTACATGATTTATAAGCAGAACATATTGTTTTGAGatgtagtttttatttattggtagCCGCTTACCTCACAGTTCTTACTGTTGGAGTGGGTAATTCTAAATACAAGTCTCATAAATTCAGATGAGTTTATTCaatgatacaaaatatttaaatctgAAGTTATAATTGGATTTCTAacttaaaaattgatttgataaatatctgactagaaacaaaaatgaaaaaataaaccatAATATCTTGAAGGATTTTCACTATATAGAgtataaaatggaatttttttcttgaatacaTTTTACCAGTTAAAAGTGACATAGCTGATAGTAATTTAGATTTCGTATTTGAAATGCTAGGAGAAAAATAGAGATCCTTAATTTCAAATGCTATTAAAGGTAGAAAAATCTTATTAGTATAAACTTCACtaaaatttaactgaaaaatgttACAAGTTGTTATCAGAATACTCCATATAAAAGGTAGTACAATCATTACTTTTCTATTGGAATTGTTTTTTGAAGATTCTAATAATAGATTTTCATCTAAAGAATTTAACTGAGTATTTGATGTATATTCATCTGAAAGTGAACTGTTGCATGTTGGGTCCAAGTTACTGggtttattatatttatcactTTTACCCGATAAAGGAAAATTGTCAGCAAGGGAACCACTTTCTTCTTTATGACTTTGAAAACGATTAGTTcctaaaaaatttgaaacttagTAACATACATACACatacacaaaatattgaaagtatGGGGgtgtaataaaatatgtaaGAATAATAACatcagtatattttttattattaatatcaagtTATACCTTCTATTGAAGTTTTAgtacttttattttcaacacCTGTAATTTTCTGTAATCTCTTTTCagagttttccaaaatttttcgtATTCTAGCTTCTCTTCTCGCTTCAGCTTGATCCATATTAAAGATATATAAGCATTTActaggaaaataaattttcaacttatGTCGCCAGTCATGACAGTTTTTACAATAAGGttatgtataaacaaaaatgaaaacttcTTTTTCAGAAACTCTTCTTCTCATAGTTTAAAATTAAAGGTGCATATATAATTCCTGTCACTTGGatctgattttttttctattctaatttggaaattattttaaaagaaatttcttgatcttataactatttttcattGAGTTACTTGAGTAAGTAGATAATAATTAAGCAGTTATATAGTACTAATGATGTTCACTGACTTTTTGAAATCGTATATTAAGATGGAAAGCTGATATTTACTATTTTATGTGATATGGCAGAGAgcaatacattttgttttatactgATACTGAATTTTCCATTATGTTAACTCATATTACTCTTCACCATCCTCTTTGCTAAAGTCGATTATTCTGTAACTGTTCTTATCTGAACAGTATTCATCTTACAATGTGCCCTGTTTCCCTTCTCTGAAATTAATTACCTTTGGTCCTCACGgtttatttttcttccaaaattaaACCTTACCTTTTTTGTGTACTAATGTTTtctaaacattattttatatttttttgcatttctaTTGCTACAGTTTAACTGGTTTCCTTTAATTTCCCGCATTGAAGATAAAAAGTAGGTAAATTGAGTAATAATGTAGATCCTAAGTAAAACATCCATttacaaaaagatttattttattatgtgtTTGTGTTTAAATACATTGAAGATAAACCAAAACATATTCTAAACAACACTGTGCTAATTTATTTTACTTACAATACTTATTACAGCTAACTACTATTAACTTTTTCTTCAGCTGGTGACTCATTTGTAGTGTGAACAGTTACTGGGGGTAAATAATAAGACTTAACAAGACCATTTAGTCTGGCAATTTCGGTATCCTCTCGTTCCAAATTTCGTAACATTTGTGAGAATTTAATTATCCCTTCTCTTCCTTCAGGATATCCAAAATCTTTTATTATCTCCATTTGTATTTGCATCacaattggaaataaaaattgcatcatttttaacatttcgtTACCAACATTATCTCGCGCTTCTTCTAATTTTTGTAAACTATCCGCAGACTGGAGTGCTTCTAAGATTTTATTCAAGATATCTCGTGCTGAGTTCGCAGTTAAAATTGGTATTGTTTCGATTttagacattttaatttttttcgttgatAATCATTACTTGTTAAATATAttgtagaattttatatttaacacaTTATCTTTAATGGTAACTATAAACAAACTTCGACAAATAGATTCATAACTAGTATAGTTTATCGATGCTTTGATAAGCAGGGCAGCAAACTGGCAAACAGTTCTTACAACTAAACAATTAGATGCTGTAAATACGTAACATCGTGCTATAAATGTACGTAATGAGCAcatagagaaaatattgaagatagagaGAGCGAGGTATGGGGATGATTGTAATActttttattacatatatggaTATGGGAGCTTGTTCAAGTGGGCCCGAACGGCTGACAGAGAGCGAAAAAACATTGGTATACCACCACAGAACACACCCAATAAAAAGATCGACTTGCATGTAAATTTcagcaacacaaatttagttctgccactTACCAATCGTGGGGCTAGACTGATGAAAATGTGCCATTACTGTTAATGTCAAAAATCATTTGTCTAAATCAAATGACCGCTTTTGTAAGTTATTTTCTGAGAAGAacttaaatttcaatagaaaaaatttaaggtATAAAACTATCCCATCTATTCCTACCTCTCATTTGTCTTAATTTTCTACTTCCATTACAGGTGTAATAGGCAGTGATATGATCGTCGAAGAGCATCAATTTACTTAGAGAAGAGCCATTGgagttttcaaatgaattttcaaattccagAGAAAACTAGTAGGTTTGACAAATAAAAATCGGGTTTTTTGACTGTAGCTGGAACTAGTAAGAACAATTTAACACTTAAGAAAATGGTAATTTATCAAGTTCATCTGAATATAACTATCAAAATTGAGCAGTTAAAAACATTGAAGAGAAATGAAATTGGAACATTTGAGTGAATAGAAGAAACTTAGTATAATTAAATGGAAGAAtacattaattatatatttataaaataattaattacagttaaaaaatattcaaagacaAGGTAAAGCAAAGTGATGACTATAAAGGATAAAACTCTTTCTATGTACAAAAGAAGTCTACAACCTTCTATTCCATCTGTGATAAATTGATTTAGTTTATTCATTTTACTACTAAAGTGCTCTTAAATTTTATGTATCTCTGGTGGTATCAATATTGCTTATGTTTCTggacagatatatatatatatatatatatatatatatatatatatatatatatatatatgcatttCAGGCATTCTATAAAATACCGGGTTTTTTAGGCGAAGTATGGAATTGAGCATTCATTCCATGGTTCTATTAGGCATTCTATGAAACACTCTATGGCCACTAACTCAACATCTgaccaatattttattataaaatataatactagaTATTAGTGGCCCTAAAATACACTGCTGATTTCTTTGATAAAAGTAGTCGTACGCATTTTTTTAGGAACCAGCTGTacaattgtgtatttttttttagacTAATTAGTCAGTGTGATTATGGcccagggcgcagaaaaactttGTGAAAAGTTGAATATCCTGAAATGAAAA encodes:
- the LOC130452780 gene encoding deoxyhypusine hydroxylase translates to MVNITETQIKSIGNVLNDSTRPLKERFRALFTLRNIGGEECIKCIESCFSDSSVLLKHELAYCLGQMQDERANPVLRRILEDSTQEPMVRHEAGEALGAIGSPENMEVLEKYKNDPVVEVAETCNLALDRIKWLQSQKQPTLSENPYNSVDPAPSSTDSNVEYLRKVLLDGSAPLFERYRAMFSLRNLQSKEAIDALGEALKHGSALFKHEIAFVLGQLQDERAITYLKQSLQDDNENEMVRHECAEALGAIATQECTEILTKYLRDPKRVVKESCEVALDMCEYENSPEFQYANSLNKAD
- the LOC130452779 gene encoding diphthine methyltransferase, which encodes MESLNIETIYSFDTEYSADSVEWCPHKPNQNIFVCANYQLIESTTDTCTTKRLGRLLLFSIHHRNGLKLLQRIDTPAILDQKWCHKKIDNDSILGVVDAEKSVSLYKLNGYTLELELITTYKVDSDTSETLVLSLDWSKSVSNCNEIEIACSDSKGNIHLLELDNNILVLKDSWHGHDFEAWITGFYYWDTNIIFSGGDDCLFLKFDKRVGSQPISKNKNHGAGVTSFHSNSFKEYLVASGSYDEHVRLWDVRKMKSEIDTIKMPGTLWRLKWDPFEQNKLLAACMLGGVHILNIDTNNRMDLIASYFEHKNISYGADWSYLDKDECNKFDNVGDCIIGSCSFYDHLLCISKVNFKIK
- the LOC130452968 gene encoding cyclin-dependent kinase 2-associated protein 1 produces the protein MEAVDIQAVESKLSDVTVTPIPLIPKPSTSSQSQQQTSKQEPGQSKYAQLLSVIEEMGREVRPTYAGSRSSAERLKRNIVSARILVRECLIETEKSARQ
- the LOC130440750 gene encoding uncharacterized protein LOC130440750 codes for the protein MDQAEARREARIRKILENSEKRLQKITGVENKSTKTSIEGTNRFQSHKEESGSLADNFPLSGKSDKYNKPSNLDPTCNSSLSDEYTSNTQLNSLDENLLLESSKNNSNRKVMIVLPFIWSILITTCNIFQLNFSEVYTNKIFLPLIAFEIKDLYFSPSISNTKSKLLSAMSLLTGKMYSRKKFHFILYIVKILQDIMVYFFIFVSSQIFIKSIFKLEIQL
- the LOC130440751 gene encoding protein C10 translates to MSKIETIPILTANSARDILNKILEALQSADSLQKLEEARDNVGNEMLKMMQFLFPIVMQIQMEIIKDFGYPEGREGIIKFSQMLRNLEREDTEIARLNGLVKSYYLPPVTVHTTNESPAEEKVNSS